Within Acidobacteriota bacterium, the genomic segment TCGCAAGCTGCTTGAAGACCTGCTCTATCGCGTGCGCCGGATGGAACTCGCCGCCCCGGCCGACGGGACTCGCGGCGATGAACGCCCCGCTGACCGCAGTCTGTCCCAGGACAAGCGGGGTGAGCCTCGTGGCTGATCCGTCATCGACCTCGATTGTGGTCCCGGCCTTCAACGAGGAAGAGGCCATCGGCCCGCTCGTCGAGCGGTTGCGCGAAGCAGGGGCCTGGCACGAGATCCTGGTGGTCGACGACGGATCGACCGACGCCACGGCGGCGCGCGCGCAGGCGGCGGGCGCGACGCTGGTCCGTCATCCCTACAATAAGGGGAACGGCGCGGCCGTGAAGTCGGGCATCCGCAAGGCGACCGGCGAGTTCATCCTCATCATCGACGGCGACGGCCAGCACCGGACCGGCGATGCCGGGAGAATCGTCGCGCAGCTCGGCGAGTACGACCTCGTGATCGGCGCCCGCTCAACGGGCACGCAGGCGACACGGGCGCGCCTGCTCGGCAACAGCGCGCTGAACTGGCTGGCGAGCTACATGACGGGCCGCCACGTGCCGGATCTGACGTC encodes:
- a CDS encoding glycosyltransferase family 2 protein, producing the protein MSLVADPSSTSIVVPAFNEEEAIGPLVERLREAGAWHEILVVDDGSTDATAARAQAAGATLVRHPYNKGNGAAVKSGIRKATGEFILIIDGDGQHRTGDAGRIVAQLGEYDLVIGARSTGTQATRARLLGNSALNWLASYMTGRHVPDLTSGFRGARASCLREFLHLLPNGFSTPTTTTLAFIKAGYNVTFEPIDAEARAGKSKIRLARDGVTFLLIVLKIVTLFNPLRVFLPISLGSFAVGAAYAAWTIVTQSHIANTSVLLIMLAVIVFLVGLVSEQIAALRFERRE